From Rutidosis leptorrhynchoides isolate AG116_Rl617_1_P2 chromosome 3, CSIRO_AGI_Rlap_v1, whole genome shotgun sequence, a single genomic window includes:
- the LOC139895809 gene encoding probable LRR receptor-like serine/threonine-protein kinase At3g47570, with the protein MGGCNFTGNIPSGLGGCASLSYLYINDNLFQGMLPPSLSSMRGLIELDLSHNNFSGQIPPFLEGFSLRALNLSFNTFEGEVPVKGVFTNASEFSIAGNGKLCGGLVELGLPKCKKKENKKHKRRFPVFVIVLLIASTLLVVLFVVYVLFKKKRKGQPSQSSTNERFLKVSYDQLLKATDDFSEANLIGKGGSSSVYKGVLEHDRFIAVKVLHLQIRGAHKNFVRECEVWRTIRHRNLLKIITSCSSVDFQGNDFKALVYEFMPNGSLHDWLHSSVHASTLNLLQKINIMIDVASALDYLHNLCVTTIVHCDLKPSNILLDDNMVAHVGDFGLARFIGTNSYINNSSVVKGTIGYAPPEYGLGSEMTSSGDVYSFGIMLLEVMTGKSPTNDIFNEDLGLRKFVSMALVDHAVTDVIDSDASTLQSTEANGKKVEECLASTLKIGLACSADSPAQRMKIENVVRELHHIMDDLQNIQVRK; encoded by the exons ATGGGTGGCTGTAACTTCACAG GCAACATTCCTAGTGGTCTTGGTGGCTGTGCTAGCCTTTCATACTTATACATCAATGACAACTTATTTCAAGGTATGTTACCACCATCATTAAGTTCCATGAGGGGATTGATAGAACTCGATCTTTCTCATAATAATTTTTCTGGCCAAATTCCTCCATTTTTAGAAGGATTTTCATTACGGGCATTAAACCTGTCATTTAACACTTTTGAGGGTGAAGTACCGGTGAAAGGAGTATTTACCAATGCAAGCGAATTCTCTATTGCGGGGAACGGGAAGCTTTGTGGTGGCTTGGTAGAACTTGGGTTACCGAAATGCAAGAAGAAGGAGAATAAGAAACACAAAAGGAGGTTTCCTGTGTTTGTTATAGTCTTATTGATTGCTTCTACGCTTTTGGTTGTATTATTTGTTGTGTAtgttttgtttaaaaagaaaagaaaggGCCAACCGTCTCAATCATCAACAAATGAACGATTCTTGAAAGTTTCCTACGATCAACTTCTCAAGGCTACCGATGACTTCTCTGAAGCCAATTTAATTGGAAAGGGTGGGTCCAGCTCTGTTTATAAAGGAGTTCTTGAGCATGATAGATTTATTGCGGTGAAAGTCTTGCATCTTCAGATTCGCGGAGCTCACAAAAACTTTGTAAGAGAATGTGAAGTATGGCGGACTATTCGACATAGGAATCTATTGAAGATAATAACTTCGTGTTCCAGTGTTGATTTTCAAGGCAATGATTTCAAAGCTTTAGTTTATGAGTTCATGCCTAATGGAAGCTTACACGATTGGCTGCATTCAAGTGTACATGCATCTACACTAAACCTTCTCCAAAAAATAAATATCATGATTGATGTTGCATCTGCACTTGATTATCTTCACAATTTATGTGTCACGACCATTGTTCACTGTGATTTGAAGCCTAGCAACATTCTGTTGGATGATAATATGGTGGCCCACGTTGGAGACTTTGGTTTAGCTCGATTTATTGGAACAAATTCATATATAAACAATTCATCTGTGGTGAAAGGAACAATTGGTTATGCACCTCCAG AGTATGGTCTTGGAAGTGAGATGACCAGTAGCGGCGATGTCTATAGTTTTGGTATAATGTTATTGGAAGTTATGACTGGGAAAAGTCCAACAAACGATATCTTTAATGAAGACCTTGGCCTTCGTAAATTTGTTTCTATGGCTCTGGTGGACCATGCAGTAACCGATGTGATCGATAGTGATGCAAGTACTTTGCAAAGTACGGAAGCAAATGGAAAGAAAGTAGAGGAATGTTTGGCTTCAACTCTCAAGATTGGATTGGCTTGCTCGGCGGATTCCCCAGCACAACGGATGAAGATTGAAAATGTTGTCCGTGAATTGCACCATATAATGGATGACCTTCAAAATATTCAAG TTCGTAAGTAA